A single genomic interval of Lathyrus oleraceus cultivar Zhongwan6 chromosome 7, CAAS_Psat_ZW6_1.0, whole genome shotgun sequence harbors:
- the LOC127100729 gene encoding uncharacterized protein LOC127100729 produces the protein MLTTVEHTWSSMKPILAQLCISPNKRKANKKVNNVSSDETCLNNIHSDSLKNLFEIGLPSNESLEEKLCWIQSQIIGNDAEFDSPFGRRKLVYADHTASGRSLHCIENFITKHLLPFYGNTHTSESHVGSRTTRMLHEATEYIKKCLGGGEEEALMLCGSGATAAIKRLQEVMGIAVPSILRERMLRCLDEEERWVVFVGPYEHHSNLLSWRQSLAEVVEIGLDDQGLLDMEALKLQLEAYKDSNRPLLGSFSACSNVTGIYSDTRAIARLLHQYNGFACFDFAASGPYVEIEMRSGKIDGYDAVFISPHKFLGGPDSPGVLLMNKALYYLRSSPPSTCGGGTVNYVNGFNEKDTLYLDDIEERENGGTPPIIQTMRAALAFCVKEFINHKEIEKLEQFYINKALKRLMSNKNIDILGNMNTKRQAILSFVIYSTTNTKNKRGKILGGSFVATLLNDLFGIQSRGGCACAGPYGHNLLNINESQSLDVRSTIQEGYVGVKPGWTRVSFPYYMKEEDFEFILTAIEFLSVYGQRFLPLYKFDLKNGSWRIRKQKLETLIKESKCCCKESKEKTISDYVKVGSEFNVGSKQIGVLRRKSYIDAKCIARRLPKFPPQGMVHLDVDVDPSVLHFIV, from the exons ATGTTGACGACGGTAGAACATACTTGGTCATCAATGAAACCAATATTGGCTCAGCTATGCATTTCTCCGAACAAACGCAAAGCCAATAAGAAAGTCAACAACGTTTCATCCGATGAAACATGTCTCAACAATATCCACTCAGATTCTCTTAAGAACCTGTTCGAGATTGGTCTTCCAAGTAACGAATCCCTGGAAGAAAAGCTGTGTTGGATTCAGTCACAAATCATAGGTAACGATGCAGAGTTTGATTCTCCGTTTGGAAGACGAAAACTTGTCTATGCAGATCATACAGCTTCTGGTCGCAGTCTTCATTGCATTGAAAACTTCATCACCAAACATCTTCTTCCTTTCTACG GTAATACTCATACTTCTGAGAGTCACGTTGGAAGCCGAACAACAAGAATGCTACATGAAGCAACTGAGTATATTAAGAAATGTTTAGGAGGTGGAGAAGAAGAAGCACTCATGTTATGCGGTTCCGGCGCAACCGCGGCAATCAAGAGGCTACAAGAAGTAATGGGAATTGCGGTGCCTTCTATTTTGAGAGAGAGAATGTTGAGGTGTCTTgatgaagaagaaagatgggTGGTGTTTGTAGGACCTTATGAGCATCATTCAAATTTACTTTCTTGGAGGCAGAGTTTGGCTGAGGTTGTAGAGATTGGACTAGATGATCAAGGATTGCTTGACATGGAAGCTTTAAAGCTACAACTTGAAGCTTATAAGGATTCTAATAGGCCTTTGTTGGGATCTTTCTCTGCTTGTAGTAATGTTACTGGAATTTACTCGGATACGCGTGCGATTGCTAGGCTTCTTCATCAATACAACGGATTTGCATGTTTTGATTTTGCAGCAAG TGGTCCTTATGTGGAGATTGAGATGAGATCAGGGAAGATTGATGGGTATGATGCTGTGTTTATCAGTCCACATAAGTTTCTAGGTGGTCCTGACTCTCCTGGAGTGCTTTTGATGAACAAGGCTTTGTATTATTTAAGATCTTCACCTCCATCTACTTGTGGAGGTGGAACTGTCAATTACGTTAATGGCTTCAATGAAAAG GATACATTATACTTGGATGACATAGAAGAAAGGGAAAACGGTGGCACTCCTCCGATAATCCAAACAATGAGAGCAGCATTAGCATTTTGTGTGAAAGAGTTCATCAACCACAAAGAGATTGAAAAGCTTGAACAATTCTACATTAACAAAGCACTTAAGAGACTCATGTCTAACAAAAACATCGACATCCTAGGAAACATGAACACCAAAAGACAAGCTATATTGTCTTTTGTCATTTACTCTACCACCAATACTAAGAACAAAAGAGGTAAGATACTTGGTGGCTCTTTCGTCGCGACATTGTTAAACGATCTCTTCGGCATTCAATCGCGAGGTGGATGTGCTTGTGCTGGTCCTTATGGTCACAATTTGCTCAACATCAATGAGTCTCAATCACTTGATGTTAGATCAACCATTCAAGAGGGTTATGTTGGTGTGAAACCGGGTTGGACAAGAGTTAGTTTTCCTTATTACATGAAGGAAGAGGATTTTGAGTTCATTTTGACTGCCATAGAGTTTCTATCTGTCTATGGACAAAGGTTTCTTCCACTATACAAGTTTGATTTGAAGAATGGGAGTTGGAGAATAAGGAAACAGAAACTTGAGACTTTGATCAAGGAGAGTAAATGTTGTTGTAAAGAAAGTAAAGAGAAAACAATAAGTGACTATGTTAAAGTTGGTAGTGAGTTTAATGTTGGAAGTA